The Methanobacterium sp. Maddingley MBC34 genome has a segment encoding these proteins:
- a CDS encoding thiol:disulfide interchange protein (PFAM: Thioredoxin) has protein sequence MKNPIILLGIILVVFLAVFAVINLGNKPQNDSNNLNWYTDIGFALKEAQTNNKTVMIDFYSPACDNCAKLDDVTFKDPNVKQKLTSNYVLVKINVDKNPNLATEYQITSAPVLVFLNSTGQEIKRIQGYKEPGEFMNNL, from the coding sequence ATGAAAAACCCAATTATATTGTTAGGTATCATCTTAGTTGTATTCTTGGCAGTTTTTGCAGTAATAAATTTAGGGAATAAACCACAAAACGATTCAAACAATCTTAACTGGTATACGGACATTGGTTTTGCATTAAAAGAAGCACAAACTAATAATAAAACAGTTATGATAGATTTCTATTCTCCTGCATGTGATAATTGCGCTAAGTTGGATGATGTAACATTTAAAGATCCTAATGTTAAACAAAAACTCACTAGCAACTATGTACTTGTTAAAATAAATGTGGACAAAAATCCAAATCTAGCCACCGAATACCAAATTACATCTGCTCCAGTATTAGTGTTTTTAAACTCAACCGGACAGGAAATAAAAAGAATTCAAGGTTATAAAGAACCTGGAGAATTCATGAATAATCTTTAA